TCCTCGGTGAGGAACATCTTGACGAACTGCTGCCGCTGGAACTCGTCACTCTGCTCGGCGGACAGGTCCATGGTGCGGTTGGCGGAGTACTTGGTCGCCTCGACCGACAGCGGTGCCCGGGTGGCGATGCGGCGAGCCTTGGCCAGACCGGCCTCGTACAGGTCCTCCGGCGCGTGCAGTTCGGTGACCAGCCCCCAGTTGTAGGCCTGCTCGGCGCTGATCCTCGATCCGGTCAGCAGGATCTCCTTGGCGGGCCCGAGCCCGATCAGGCGGGGCAGCCGCCAGAAGTTCACGATGAGACCGACGTTCACCCCGGCCGCGACGAAAAAGGCGTCGGTGGAGGCGATCCGGATGTCGCAGGAGAGGACGAACTCGAGGCCGCCGCCGAGGGCACCTCCGTTGATCGCAGCGATCACCGGTGCCCGGTACTCGGCGATGCGCTCGCAGAGGCCCAACCAGCCGTCGATGTAGGCGCGCGCGTCGGCGGCATCGAGGTTCTGGTCCTCGCGGAGGTCACCGCCGGCGGTGAAGACCTTGATGGCGCTGGTGATCAGCACCGCCCGCACGGAGTCGTCAGCGTCGAGCAGGTCGAAGATCTCGCCGATCTCGCGACGTGCCTGGATGGTCAGGACGTTGGCGGGCGGCGCGTCGATGGTGATGACGGCGATCCCCGGCTCCTCGCGGCGCAGGGTGACCACCCGGCCGGTGTCGAGTTCGTCGGTGGTCGCAGCGGTGTCGATGGACATGCAGTTGATCCCTTTCGGTCGGTGAATTCGAATGTGGAGGAGTAGGTGTCGGAGGATCAGCCGGTGGCTTTCGGGCGGCTCAGCCGGAGCATGGCCAGGGTGACGACGACGTTGACGAGCAGGACGAGGACGGACAGGGCGCCGACCTGCTGGTAGAGCGAGTCGTTGGCCAGGTCGAACAGGACGGTGGCCAGCGTCGGATTTGCACCGGTGTAGAGGAAGACCGACATCTCGAGTTCGCGGAGCAGGATGACGAAGTTGAGCATGCCGGCCGCGAT
This region of Nakamurella alba genomic DNA includes:
- a CDS encoding enoyl-CoA hydratase/isomerase family protein yields the protein MSIDTAATTDELDTGRVVTLRREEPGIAVITIDAPPANVLTIQARREIGEIFDLLDADDSVRAVLITSAIKVFTAGGDLREDQNLDAADARAYIDGWLGLCERIAEYRAPVIAAINGGALGGGLEFVLSCDIRIASTDAFFVAAGVNVGLIVNFWRLPRLIGLGPAKEILLTGSRISAEQAYNWGLVTELHAPEDLYEAGLAKARRIATRAPLSVEATKYSANRTMDLSAEQSDEFQRQQFVKMFLTEDHQEALRAFFGKRDGDYHRR